GGTCACCGCCCACCTGCACGAGCGGTTCCCCGGCGCCGAGGTGTGCGCGGTGTTCGCCCGCTACGGCTACAGCCCGGCCGACGACAGCTCGTTCGCCAACCGGATCTTCGACCCCGCCGCGGTCGACGACTACTTCGCCGCGCCCGAGCCGGTCAAGCGGATGCTGATGGACTACCACGCCAACACCAACTACGCGGTGGTCGACAACGACCTGATCGCCGAGCTGTACCGGCGCGTGTACCGGGAGAAGGTGCTCGGCGCGCCGCGGCTGCGGCTGTTCAACCTGTCCCGCGTCGCCGAGCTGCACGACGACGAGCCGGGCCTGCGGGTCACCGTGGAGTCGCTGTCCAGCGGGCAGCGGGAGGTGCTGGAGGCCGACGCGGTCGTCTACGCCACCGGCTACCGCGAGGCCGACCCGACCGCGCTGCTGGGCGAGCTGGCCGACCGCTGCGACCGGGACGAGGCGGGCCGGCCGGTCGTGGACCGCGACTACCGCATGCGGACCGACCCGGCCGTGTCCGCCGGCCTGTACCTCCAGGGCGGCACCGAGCACACCCACGGCATCTCGTCGTCGCTGCTGTCCAACACCTCGGTGCGGGTGGGGGAGATCCTCCGGTCCGTGCTCGACCACCGACCCGCGGTCGTCCCCGCGCACCCCGAGTTCGCGATCAGCCTGCCCGGCCTGGGCTGAACCGCCCGCGGTGGAGTGAACGCAGCAGACCGACCGCAGTGGACCGAACCGCCCGACCCCGACCGGAGGACCCGACCGTGACCAACCCCTTCGACGACCCCGAGGGCAGCTTCCACGTCCTGGTCAACGACGAGGAGCAGCACTCGCTGTGGCCGTCGTTCGCCGAGGTCCCGGCCGGCTGGACCAGCCGGTTCGGCCCGGACACCCGCGAGGCGTGCCTGGCCTACGTGGAGGAGCACTGGACCGACCTGAGGCCGCTCGGCCTGCGCGGCTGAGCGGGGCGCGCGTCACGCCCGCGAGACGGTGGGACCCGCGGGCGGGGGTGCTGCGGGCCCGGATCCTGCGGGCGCGGGTGCCGCGGGCGTGGGGCGCAGCACCAGGAGCACGAAGCCCAGCACGCCGCGGTAGCCGCCGAGCCAGGTCTCGCGGTGTGCCGCCGCCCTGCGCAGGGCCTGGTCGCGGTCCGGGTGCCCGGGGTGGTCCAGCGCCCACCGGTTCAGCGAACCGACCCAGGACCACTCGTACTCGTCCCACTCCGCCAGGGTGCTGACGTGCCCGTGCACCGGCGTCCACCCGTCGTCGACCACGTGCGACACCGTGGTGGGCAGGTCGGCGTAGCGCTGCGGCCCGCTCTCCATCTCCGCCCGGACGGCCGGGTCGGGCTCGCGCTCCCAGAAGCAGTCGCCCAGCACGAGCACGCCGTCCTCGGCGAGGTGGCGCCGGGCGGCGGCGAGCGTGGGCGCCAGGCCGCCGAAGGCGTAGGCCGCGCCGATGCTGAGCACCACGTCGGCCGGCCGCGGCGACTCGTACGCCGCCACGTCCTGCCGGCGCAGCTCCAGCCGGTCCGCCACACCCGCCCGCGCGGCCAGTTCCCGGGTGCGGTCGAACCCCTCGTCGGAGACGTCCACGCCCACGGCCGTGACACCGGGGTTGGCCTCCAGCGCGCGCAGCAGCCACGCGCCCTCGCCGCAGCCCAGGTCCAGCACGTGCGCGTCCGGGCGGCGGATCGCGTGGTGCAGCAGCCGTTGCGCGGTGCCCTCGCCGACCGGCGCGGCTATCGGGTGGTCGGCGTGCGCCAGGGCGCTGAGTTGGATTCGTTCCACGGTCGACTGCTACCACGGTTCGGCCGGGTTGGATAACCGATCGACCCGCCGGCGGGCGGCCACTACCTTCCGCCCCTGCACGACGCCCGGTACGGCTGGTCCCGCGACGACGACTTCCTCCGCTCGGCGGGCGACTCGGCGAGTTCCTGGTCGTCGCGCACCGGAACCGCCCCTGAAGCGACCTTCAGGATCCGCCGCGCCGACCGTGCGCAGTGCGGCCATGCTGGAACACCGGTCACGTTCGCCGCGGAGGCAGGTCACGCTGATCGCCGCCGTGCCGGTGACCGCGGTGGCGGTGCTCGCCGCGGTGTTCCTGGAAAACCAGGGCACGAGGCTGGAGGCCGCGCCGCTGCGGGAGACGATCATGCGCGTCACCGCGCACGTCGAACCGGGCGGTGCGACCGGGGCGCACGTGCCGGACCCGGTGCGCCGGCGGCACTGCGTCAACGAGGCCAGCCGCGTCGAGTCGGGTCTCCTCAGGACCGAGGACCTCGTCCTGGGCCCGGAGGAGGTGATCCGCCTCGGCGCCGCGTACCACTCCGTCTCGTACGTGCCCGAGTTGTCGCTGTGGCCCTTCACCGACCCCTACGGCATCCGGCACACCCGCGTGTTCGCCTCGGACGGGGAGCTCGGCCCGCTGCCGATGCCGCAGGAGAGCAGGAGGGTCGACCCGAAGGCCCTCGACGAGGTGGTCGTGAGCGCCGGCGACAACGCGGCGGAGGTGCGGAACCGGCTCGCCCAGGCACAGCGGTCCCTCAACCAGCGGGTGCTGCTGCTGATCGGGTTGTTCGCGGTGGTGGTGTGGGTGGCGACGGGGCGGGTGTTGCGCCCGGTGGAGGCGATCCGCCGCGAGATGGCCGACATCACCGAGCACGACCTGTCCCGGCGTGTTCCGGTGCCCCGCACGCGCAATGAAATCGCGGAGCTGGCGGGCACGGTCAACGCGACCCTGGACCGGTTGGAAACGGCGCTGCTGGGCAACCTGCTCGACAACGCCCGCACCCGGGACACCGGCGGCACCCTCCGCGCCACCCCGGACGGCCCCGGCGCGCGACTGGTCGCGACCCTCCCCCTGGCCCCGCAGGACCGGGCACAACCGATCCACAACAGGCACCCCCTACCAATGTCCGCGCAAGGTGAGCAGACCGAGGGGGACAGGACCGATGATGCGTTGGGCAGTGGTGGGGACCGTGTCGGCCGCGGTGGCGCTGGGGGTCGCGCCCGCGGCCGTGGCCGGCGGTGCGTGCGAGGTGGGGATCGCCGACACGAAGGTCTACGAGGGGACCAAGGAGGGCGCCAAGGTCAAGATGGTGTTCACGGTGACCGCGACGCCGGGCTGCACCGGCGCGGTCGGGTTCCGGACCGTCGACGCGGGCGGTGAGGGCTGGGCGAGCACCCCGGCGGACTACGAGGCCGTCGACACCGTGCTCCAGGTCGTCGACGGGAAGGCCGAGCAGGCGCAGGTGTGGGTGGTGCCGGACCAGGCGACCGAACCGGACGAGAAGGTGCAGGTCCAGCTGCACGACGGGAAGGGGCTGACCGTCGCCCGCCCGGACGCCGTCGGCACGATCCTCGACGACGAGGGCCTGGTCCTCGAACCGCACGGCGGGAGGATCTACTGGGACGTCGACCGGCAGTACGTCGAGGTGCCCGCGGGGATCAACGCGATCGCCCGGGTCCCGATCACCGCCCGCTTCCGCACCGCGGACGGCACGGCCGTGGGCGGGACGCACTACGTGCCCGTGCCGGACGGCGTGATCACCTTCGCGGAGGGGGCGGACGGCGCGGTCGTCCGGGTCCCGCTGCTGCCGGGGGCCGCGGCGGACCCGGGCGCGTACTTCGTCGTCGAGGTGTTCGACCCCTCGGCGGGCACCGTCGGCACGCCCCGGGTGGTCGTGCCGGTGACGCCCTGAACGGGAAGCCGGAAAGAAGTTCCGCCGGCGATGTCGAGAACCCCGGTGCGGCTCCGTCCCCGTGGTGAACGCGACCACAATGGGCCGCGCACCGGCACCGAGGAGAACCACGATGGCCAAGTACCTGCTGCTCAAGCACTACCGCGGCGCCCCGGCGGCGGTCAACGACGTGCCCATGGAGCAGTGGACGCCCGAGGAGGTCTCGGCCCACGTGCGGTACATGCGCGAGTTCGCGGCCAGGCTGGAGGCGACCGGCGAGTTCGTCGACGGCCAGGCGCTCGCCCCGGAGGGCACGTTCGTCCGGTACGACGGCGAGGGGCGGCCGCCGGTGACCGACGGGCCGTTCGCCGAGACCAAGGACCTCATCGCCGGCTGGATGGTGATCGACGTCGACAGCTACGAGCGCGCCGTCGAGCTGGCCGGTGAGCTGTCGGCCGCGCCGGGCGCGGGCGGGAAGCCGATCCACGAGTGGCTGGAGCTGCGCCCGTTCTACGCCGCGCCGCCCACCATCACGGAGTGACGACCCGAATGGACGAGGCCCTGGTCCGGAGCCTCACGCCGAGCGTGCTCGGCATCCTCGTCCGCCGCGGAGCCGACTTCGCGGCGGCCGAGGACGCCGTGCAGGACGCGCTGGTCGAGGCGGTCCGCACCTGGCCCGCCGACCCGCCGCGCGACCCGAAGGGCTGGCTGGTCGCGGTGGCCTGGCGCCGGTTCCTCGACGCGACCCGGGCGGACACCGCCCGCCGCAGGCGCGAGGACTCCCTCGACGGGGAACCGGCGCCCGGTCCCGCGCCCGGCGTGGACGACACGCTCCAGCTCTACTTCCTGTGCGCCCACCCGTCGCTGACGCCGTCGTCCGCGGTCGCGCTCACCCTGCGCGCCGTCGGCGGGCTGACCACCGGCCAGATCGCCCGGGCCTACCTGGTGCCCGAGGCGACCATGGCGCAGCGCATCAGCCGGGCCAAGCGCACCGTCTCCGGCGTGCGGTTCGACCGGCCCGGGGACGTCGCCACCGTGCTGCGCGTCCTCTACCTGGTGTTCAACGAGGGCTACTCCGGCGACGTCGACCTGGCCGCCGAGGCCATCCGGCTCACCCGGCAGCTCGCGGCCGCGATCGACCACCCGGAGCCCGCGGGGCTGCTCGCCCTCATGCTGCTCCACCACGCCCGGCGCGCGGCCCGGACCGCCCCCGACGGCAGCCTGGTGCCGCTGGCCGAGCAGGACCGCGGCCGGTGGGACACCGGGGCCATCGCCGAGGGCGTCGCGATCCTCCAGGCGGCCCTGGCCCGCGACCGGCTCGGCGAGTTCCAGGCCCAGGCCGCCATCGCGGCGCTCCACGCCGACGCGCCCACCGCCGAGGAGACCGACTGGGTGCAGGTCGTCGAGTGGTACGACGAGCTGGTGCGCCTGACCGGCAGCCCGGTCGTCCGGCTCAACCGCGCGGTGGCCGTGGGGGAGGCCGACGGCCCGCGCGCCGGCCTGGCCGCGCTCGCGGCGCTGGACGACTCGCTGCCCCGGTACGCCGCGGTGGCGGCGCACCTCCACGAACGCGACGGTGACCTGGCGACGGCGGCACGGCTGTACGTCGAGGCGGCCCACAAGGCGCCCAACCTGGCCGAGCGCGCCCACCTGACGCGCCAGGCGGCGCGGCTCAACGGGCGCTCGGGGAGGTGACGCGAACCGGGCTGAAGCGCTCTTCAGGGTTTCCCGCGCCGCTGCTGCATAGTGGGCCCCATGCGGGTACCGGTGGTGGGGACCGATCGTCGGTTGCGGACGAAGGTGACGCTGGTGGCCACCGCCACGCTCGCGCTGCCCGTCCTGGTCCTCGCGGTCGTGATCGCCTCCTACCTGCGCGACGAGGCGATGCGGTCCAGCGCCGCCACGGAAGGCGCCGGCACGCTCTGCGTCCACGGGATGGTGACGAGCGAGTCACCCCCGGGGCACCTGCGGGTGGACACCGCGGCGGACTGGGACGTGGAGTGCTCCAGGGTCCG
This portion of the Saccharothrix syringae genome encodes:
- a CDS encoding lysine N(6)-hydroxylase/L-ornithine N(5)-oxygenase family protein, producing the protein MPQPPVFDLLGVGFGPSNLALAIAVTEHNASAGVGDVVTAHFLERQPRFGWHRGMLLDDATMQVSFLKDLVTLRNPSSSFSFLNYLHGKGRLVDFINHKNLFPLRVEFHDYFEWAAGRVDDLVSYGHDVVAVRPVTEGGVVTHFDVTSRTATGEVEVRRARNLVLATGLRPALPDGVLPSDRVWHTRDFLHRVESLVDPKRLVVVGAGQSGAEVTAHLHERFPGAEVCAVFARYGYSPADDSSFANRIFDPAAVDDYFAAPEPVKRMLMDYHANTNYAVVDNDLIAELYRRVYREKVLGAPRLRLFNLSRVAELHDDEPGLRVTVESLSSGQREVLEADAVVYATGYREADPTALLGELADRCDRDEAGRPVVDRDYRMRTDPAVSAGLYLQGGTEHTHGISSSLLSNTSVRVGEILRSVLDHRPAVVPAHPEFAISLPGLG
- a CDS encoding MbtH family protein; amino-acid sequence: MTNPFDDPEGSFHVLVNDEEQHSLWPSFAEVPAGWTSRFGPDTREACLAYVEEHWTDLRPLGLRG
- a CDS encoding SAM-dependent methyltransferase, whose product is MERIQLSALAHADHPIAAPVGEGTAQRLLHHAIRRPDAHVLDLGCGEGAWLLRALEANPGVTAVGVDVSDEGFDRTRELAARAGVADRLELRRQDVAAYESPRPADVVLSIGAAYAFGGLAPTLAAARRHLAEDGVLVLGDCFWEREPDPAVRAEMESGPQRYADLPTTVSHVVDDGWTPVHGHVSTLAEWDEYEWSWVGSLNRWALDHPGHPDRDQALRRAAAHRETWLGGYRGVLGFVLLVLRPTPAAPAPAGSGPAAPPPAGPTVSRA
- a CDS encoding HAMP domain-containing protein, coding for MLEHRSRSPRRQVTLIAAVPVTAVAVLAAVFLENQGTRLEAAPLRETIMRVTAHVEPGGATGAHVPDPVRRRHCVNEASRVESGLLRTEDLVLGPEEVIRLGAAYHSVSYVPELSLWPFTDPYGIRHTRVFASDGELGPLPMPQESRRVDPKALDEVVVSAGDNAAEVRNRLAQAQRSLNQRVLLLIGLFAVVVWVATGRVLRPVEAIRREMADITEHDLSRRVPVPRTRNEIAELAGTVNATLDRLETALLGNLLDNARTRDTGGTLRATPDGPGARLVATLPLAPQDRAQPIHNRHPLPMSAQGEQTEGDRTDDALGSGGDRVGRGGAGGRARGRGRRCVRGGDRRHEGLRGDQGGRQGQDGVHGDRDAGLHRRGRVPDRRRGR
- a CDS encoding Calx-beta domain-containing protein, with the translated sequence MVFTVTATPGCTGAVGFRTVDAGGEGWASTPADYEAVDTVLQVVDGKAEQAQVWVVPDQATEPDEKVQVQLHDGKGLTVARPDAVGTILDDEGLVLEPHGGRIYWDVDRQYVEVPAGINAIARVPITARFRTADGTAVGGTHYVPVPDGVITFAEGADGAVVRVPLLPGAAADPGAYFVVEVFDPSAGTVGTPRVVVPVTP
- a CDS encoding YciI family protein yields the protein MAKYLLLKHYRGAPAAVNDVPMEQWTPEEVSAHVRYMREFAARLEATGEFVDGQALAPEGTFVRYDGEGRPPVTDGPFAETKDLIAGWMVIDVDSYERAVELAGELSAAPGAGGKPIHEWLELRPFYAAPPTITE
- a CDS encoding RNA polymerase sigma factor — encoded protein: MDEALVRSLTPSVLGILVRRGADFAAAEDAVQDALVEAVRTWPADPPRDPKGWLVAVAWRRFLDATRADTARRRREDSLDGEPAPGPAPGVDDTLQLYFLCAHPSLTPSSAVALTLRAVGGLTTGQIARAYLVPEATMAQRISRAKRTVSGVRFDRPGDVATVLRVLYLVFNEGYSGDVDLAAEAIRLTRQLAAAIDHPEPAGLLALMLLHHARRAARTAPDGSLVPLAEQDRGRWDTGAIAEGVAILQAALARDRLGEFQAQAAIAALHADAPTAEETDWVQVVEWYDELVRLTGSPVVRLNRAVAVGEADGPRAGLAALAALDDSLPRYAAVAAHLHERDGDLATAARLYVEAAHKAPNLAERAHLTRQAARLNGRSGR